In Blastocatellia bacterium, the DNA window GCGCCATGCACGCCGCCCTGCGTCGCGGAAAAACGGCGCTCATGCTAGTGCCGGAGATCGCCCTGACGCCGATGCTCAGCCAGCGATTACGGTCGCATTTCGGCGAGGCCGTGGCCATTCTTCACTCCTCGCTGTCGGAAGGAGAACGCTACGACGAATGGATGCGCATTGCGCGGGGAGAGGCGCGCATCGTCCTCGGCACGCGCTCGGCCGTCTTCGCTCCCCTACGGCAACTTGGTCTCGTCGTCGTGGACGAAGAGCACGACACCTCCTATAAGCAGGACGATTCGCCCCGCTACCACGGGCGCGACACGGCCATTGTGCGGGCCCATCGCCAGAACGCCGTGGTGATCCTCGGCAGCGCCACACCGTCAATGGAGTCCTTCCACAATGTTCACCTGGGCAAGTACGTCTATCTCCCTCTGGGAGAGCGCATCGGCGGGCGACGCCTGGCCGACGTCGAAGTAGTGGATATGCGTCAGGTCTTCGCCCGACACGGCCAGCAGCGCGTTCTCTCCGAGGAACTGCTCACCGCACTCCAGCAGACGTATGAACGAGGCGAGCAGGCCATCCTGCTCGTCAATCGGCGGGGATTTTCCTCCCTCGTGCTCTGCCGTCGCTGCGGGTTGACGATTCGGTGCACCCGCTGCGATGTGACGCTGACGTATCATCGCTCGATGGAGCGGCTGATCTGCCACTATTGCAACCAGCAGAGAGCAGTGCCCACCTCCTGTCCGAGCTGCGGCGGCCAGTACATCTATTTCGTCGGCGTGGGAACCGAACAGGTTGAAGAACGGGTGAAGCGGCTCTTTCCCCAGATGCGGGTGGCGCGGCTGGACCGGGATACGGCGCGCCGTCGCGGCGCTCATGAGCAGATCATCCGCGAGTTCGCCTCCGGTGCGATTGATACTCTCATCGGAACGCAGATGGTGGCCAAGGGACACGATTTCCCCAACGTGACGCTGGTGGGAGTAATCTCGGTGGATGCGGGCCTGGGACTGCCGGATTTCCGCGCCGCCGAACGCACCTTCCAATTGGTGACGCAGGTGGCGGGTCGAGCGGGTCGAGGCGACATTCCCGGTCGCGTCATCATTCAAACGTACTATCCCGAACACTACGCCCTGCAATTTGCCCGGGCGCAGGACTACGAGGGGTTCTACCAGCGGGAGATTCAGTTTCGTCAGGCGCTGCACTATCCCCCGGTGACGACGCTCATTCAGGTGATCGTGCATCATCGGCGGGCGGAGCGGGCGCAGGCCATCGCCGGCGAGCTGGTCGCTCAGCTTCGCCGAGCGGATGCGCTCGGACAGATCCGCACGCTGGGACCGGCGCCGGCGCCGCTGGGACGATTGCGCGGAGAATATCGCGTCCAGATTCTGCTCAAAACCCGGCAGCGCATGGCCGCCCATCGCGCGCTCGAACAAGCGCTCGATGCGCTTCGC includes these proteins:
- the priA gene encoding primosomal protein N'; the protein is MFVDVAVPVKMTGTFTYRLPDGMGAALGARVVVPFGKKLMTGFIVAVHEDLPPDLSEVSIKPIARLVDEEPLVTEEILDLTRWVAEYYFAPWGDVIQAAVPSGMRLASEVSVSITEAGRQALAAMTPTRLKLSARAQALEMLGQVESLPLTRWEKKFGKTRAKAILRELERKGYVRTRYDIGGPQVKPKLQELVALSDGPRSETRRSPQAARVLDILAAAEHPIPLSELAARAGVTPALIRRLAARQQVTILRRAIRRDPFVRTGETPPLQWFELTAEQAAALAEIEKKLDEGTYATFLLHGVTGSGKTEVYIRAMHAALRRGKTALMLVPEIALTPMLSQRLRSHFGEAVAILHSSLSEGERYDEWMRIARGEARIVLGTRSAVFAPLRQLGLVVVDEEHDTSYKQDDSPRYHGRDTAIVRAHRQNAVVILGSATPSMESFHNVHLGKYVYLPLGERIGGRRLADVEVVDMRQVFARHGQQRVLSEELLTALQQTYERGEQAILLVNRRGFSSLVLCRRCGLTIRCTRCDVTLTYHRSMERLICHYCNQQRAVPTSCPSCGGQYIYFVGVGTEQVEERVKRLFPQMRVARLDRDTARRRGAHEQIIREFASGAIDTLIGTQMVAKGHDFPNVTLVGVISVDAGLGLPDFRAAERTFQLVTQVAGRAGRGDIPGRVIIQTYYPEHYALQFARAQDYEGFYQREIQFRQALHYPPVTTLIQVIVHHRRAERAQAIAGELVAQLRRADALGQIRTLGPAPAPLGRLRGEYRVQILLKTRQRMAAHRALEQALDALRASRTDTHAIAIDVDPVDVM